The following nucleotide sequence is from Gordonia jinghuaiqii.
TTCAAGGTCGAGAAGGCCAGTGCGCTGGTCTTCGGTATCCCGCCGGACTTCGCACAGCAGATCGTCGACCAGGTGACGACGTCGGCGCTCGGACCGTTCTTCGACGAGGTGCAGGTCGACGGACTCAAGGTCACCGACACCGGCCTCGAGTTCGCGATCAGCGGTTCGGACGTCCAGCTGACCAACGAGATGACCGGCTCGTCGTCGAACGAGGGCGGCTGCTCCATCTGACCAGCCGACTGGGCCCATGTGGTCGGGTAGCCGGTCCACGTTCTCCGATTCAGCGGTGGGTATCGCGCGGCGATACCCACCGCTGAAGCGTTTTCCGGGCACCGTCGAATACCCTTGGCGATGCGCAACGTTGCATTCTCGATGCAATAGCGCTTGTTTGGAGTTCTATTTTCCGGGTGCGGTTCAATCGAATATGTAGCCGTTATCTGCGCATTCACGACAATCATTAGTGTTCAATTAATGATTGTTTGGAAAATAACGTCGCATTCGGGCGGACATTTTCGAAAAGAATGGGTAACGTCGGATACGAGCCGACGCCCCGGGTGAGAGCGGACGGTGTTACACGAACAATCTCACCACTGACGAAGGGACAAACCCATGGCAGACATCATCGAAGGCGGCATCACCGGAGCCATCGAAGAGATCCTCGGCGACCTGGTCACCGGCTCGCTCGGCGGAGGGTCCGAGGAGACCCCCCCGACCACGTAGTCAACGGATTCCTCGAGCCGCCCCGCAACCTCTGTTGCGGGGCGGCTTGCTTTGCCTCAGTTGAAGATCACGGTCTTTCGTCCGTGCACGAGGACGCGGTCTTCGAGATGCCAGCGCAGGCCGCGGGAGAGGACGAGAGTCTCGATGTCGCGGCCCTGTCGGACCATGTCGGCGACGGAATCGCTGTGGTCGACGCGAATCACGTCCTGCTCGATGATCGGCCCGGCGTCGAGGTCGGCGGTGACGTAATGGCAGGTGGCGCCGATCAGCTTCACGCCCCGCGCGAAAGCCTGATGATACGGCCGGGCGCCGATGAAACTCGGCAGAAAGCTGTGGTGGATGTTGATCGCGCGGCCGGCCCAGGCGTCGCACAACTGCGGTGGCAGGATCTGCATGAACCGGGCCAACACCACGGCGTCGGGTCGATAACCCTCCACGATCCGCCCGAGCTCGGCAAAGGCCTCGGCCTTGCGCTCGGAGGCGAAAGGAACGTGGTGGAAAGGGACACCGAAACGCGTCGACAGATCTTCGAGTTCGCGGTGGTTGCCGATGACCGCCCGGATGGTCGCGGGTAGCTCGCCGCGGTGTGCGCGTCCGAGAAGGTCGATGAGGCAGTGGGTTTCCTTGCTCACCAGCAACACCGCGGATTTGGTCTCCCGCGAATCGGTCAGCCGCCACTCGGTCTCGTCGCCGAGCTCCGCGGCGACCTCGGCGGCGAATCTCGCCCGGAGTTCGGTCGCGCTCAGCGACACCGAATCCGTGCGGATCGCCTGGCGGGTGAAGAACCACCCGGTCTCCTCGTCGGAGTGATATGCCGCCTCGGTGATCCAGCCGCCGATGTCGGTGAGGAAGGTCGATATCCGGGCGACGATGCCCGTCTGGTCTGGGCAGCCGAGCGTCAACACATAGCGGTGCTCGGTCTGGTCTGTCGAGGTCGTCTGTCCGGTGGCCACGACTGTCAGTGTGCCAAGCTCGTCGGTGTGACGAACAAGGACCTACGGCGTAGCGACGTCGCTGCGCTCATCGACCACACCCTCCTCAAGCCCGAGGCCACCCGGGCCGACGCCGAGGCCACCGTCGCCGAAGCCGCCCGGCTCGGCGTGTTCGCGGTCTGTCTGTCGCCGTCGATGCTGCCGATCGACACCGGAGAACAGCGGACATGCGTCGTCGCGGGTTTCCCCTCCGGTAAACACCATTCGCTGGTCAAGGCCGCCGAGGCGCGTCTTGCCGTGGACTCCGGGGCGCACGAGATCGACATGGTCATCGACGTCGGCGCCGCCGTGGACGGTCGCTACGACGAGGTGTTCGCCGACGTACTCACCGTCCGCGAGGCGATCGGGGACTCGACGCTGCTGAAGGTCATCATCGAATCGGCCGCGCTGCTGCAGCTCGCCGGTCCCGACACGGTCACGCAGGTGTGCCGGCGAGCCGAGCAGGCGGGCGCGTCGATGGTGAAGACGTCGACCGGCTTTCATCCCGCGGGCGGCGCGAGTGTGGAGGCCGTGGCGCTGATGCGCGCCGCGGTCGGTGCCCGCGTGGGGGTCAAGGCGAGCGGGGGCATCCGGACCGCCGGGTTCGCGGCCGAACTGATCGCCGCCGGCGCCACCCGTCTCGGGCTCTCGGCATCGGCCACCGTCCTCGACGGGTTTCCCGAGTAGCTCGCCGGAGGGGCCGACGCTGCACGCCTCATGCCAGAGCGGCGACCTTCGCCTCGAGTTCGGCCGACACCAGGCTGGCGTTGGCCGCCGCGCCCGCGGACACTCCCTCGCCCATCGCCACCGTCACCATCGCGTGCACGGTGGTGCTGTTGCCGACGGCCCACACGCCGGGTAGTTCGGTCTCGCCCATCGGTCCGGTCTCGATCGATCCGCCCATCGGGCCGTCGGTGAGCGTGCCACCCAGCTGCAGGTAGAGGTCGCCGCGCACGGCGAATCGGGGCGACACGACCACCGCATCGGCGTCGTGCACCGTGCCGTCGGTCAGGAGCACACCGTCGAGGGAGGGGGTGGTCTCGCCGCGGGTGCGGACTCGCTCGACCGGCTGGTCGACGACGTCGATGCCGACCGCGTCGAAATGCGCGCGATCCTCGTCCGACAGGGCGTCGGGGTCATGTGCGATGACCGTGACCTGGTCACTGAGCTGCCTGAACATGAGTGCCTGATGCGCCGACATCGGCCTGGTCGCGATCACCGCGATCCGTGTGCCGCGAACCTCGTAGCCGTGGCAGTAGGGGCAGTGCAGCACGTCGCCACCCCACAGTTCGGCGACGCCGGGGATCTCGGGGAGCTCGTCGACGAGACCCGTCGCGAGAATCAGCCGCCGCGCACTCACCGTCTCGCCTCCGGCGAGACCCAGCGTGAAACGATCGGCCTCCTCGTCGGGGTCACGGCGCGCGTCGACGACGGTGCCGGAGCGGATCTCGGCACCGTAACCGGTTGCCTCCGCGCGGCCTCGGGCCAGCAGCTCGGCCGGTGCGATGCCCTCCTGGCCCAACACGTTGTGCGCACCCGCGGCCGGGCCGTTGCGCGGTTGCCCCGCGTCGATGACGACGACCTTGCGCAGTGATCGGGCGAGCACGGTTGCGGCGCTGAGGCCGGCGGCCCCGCCGCCGACGATCGCTACGTCGTAATCGGTTGTGGTGGTGGAGGTTTCGCGTGAGTCAAGTGCGGTCATGATGCCTCGTTCCGGGAATCGGTGGTGGCGGGGCGCGTCTCGGCGGGCCGAGGTCGGGCAATCCAGATCAGACGCCCGGCGCGCAGGGTCAGGTCGTCGCGCCGGTGCAACGCCGCGGGTCTGGCGGGGTCGACCAGTTCGTCGATGAGGGTCAGGTCGGCAGGTTCGAGGTCATCGGCCAAGCGGTGCCGATACTGGCCGAACCAATGCCGTGCGTACTGCGCGACCGCCTGGCTCGGGCCGTCGCGCTCGACGTGGATGGTCTCGTGGCGGAGCACGTCATAACCGGCATCGTCGAGCGCGTCCGTCCAGTCTACGAGGGCCTCCCAGCCGGCCGTCGCCGAGGCGGAATGACAACGGTCCTCGAGGGCGCGGAGAGCGTCGTCCTCCACGCCGCTCAGGAATTGCGGTACGCCCGCCATCTCGACGATCGCGACGACGCCGTCCGGACCGACCGCCGCCGCGATCTCCCGCAGCAGACTCATCGGATCCGCGACGTGATGCAGCGACATGGCCGCCCACGCCACATCGGGTGAGGCGACCTGGGGCAACCCGTCGTCGAGGTCGGCGACGACGGTGGCCAGGCGCGAGGAGAAACCCGCGGTGCGGGCCCGCTGCTCGATGAGTGCGGTCATCTCGGGCGAGCTGTCGACGGCGGTGAGCCGGGCGTGCGGGAACCTTCGGGCGAGCACCTCGGTGCCGGTGCCGGTCCCCGCGCCGAGATCGACGATGTGGGCCGGGGTGCGCCCGAGTGCGGACTCGATGAGTGTGGCCGCGTCGTCGATATGACTGCCGAGGAGTTCGGCGTCGAGGTCGAGCACGGACGCGAGGTGTGCATGATCCCCGTGCGCGTGGGTGCCGTGCTGATGGGTTGTGTGCCGGTGAGCCTGGGTCATGGACCCGACAGTAGTGCGATGATGCGGTATTGGCATACCCTCTTGCCTATGACGCAAGAACTGGATGTGGTTGTACGCCAGCGCATTCGTGGACTCCGGGTGGCTAAGGGCTGGACGCTCGACGCTCTCGCCGCCCGGTGCTACCTGTCACCGTCGACTCTGAGCCGGATCGAGACCGGTCACCGGCGCGTCGCGCTGGATCAGCTCGTGCCGATCGCACGCGCCCTGGGGACCACCCTGGACCAGCTGGTGGAACCGGCCGACGACACCGATGTGGTCATCCGGCCGCAGCCGCACACCGTCGAGGGCATGACCATGTGGTTGCTGTCCAGGGAGAACACCCCGCAGGGGGTGACCGTCGCGAAGATGCGTTTCGAGCGGGAGGAGCCGGTCGGGGAGCTGCGTGTCCACCCGGGCTGGGAGTGGTTCACCGTGCTGTCGGGGACGGTGAGACTCTGGCTGGGCGACCGTACGATCGTCGTGCCCGAAGGTGATGCCGCGGAGTTCTCCACGATGATCCCGCATGCGATCTGCGCGTACGAGGGACCGGCGGAGGTGCTGTCGATCATGGATCACGCCGGTGAGCGCGCGCACGTGCCCACCGGGGCCGCGAGACCGGGCAGCGCGGATGGTCCTTCCGCACACGACGACGTCTGATGCGCACACCGGGAAGAGGTGCCCCGCCGGTCGGTAGGGTTGATGCGGTGATGAACCCTCAGACCTCGGTGAACCGACGCTCCGTGCTCGCCGCGGCCGGAGTCGGCGTGCTCGGGGTCGCGGTCGCGGCCTGTGCGGGATCCGGCACCGGACCGGGCGAGGACAAGCCCGCCGACCCGACCGTCCGCCTCACCTTCACTCCCGCTCTCGACGCCGAGGCGCCGAGCCCGATCGCCGAGATCTCGGTCCGGGCCGACGACGGATTCCTCAATCCCGACGTGAAGCTGACGAACCCGCGCGGTGTGGTGGTCGAGGGCGCACTCTCACCGGACCGCACCACCTACACCATCGGCGAACCCCTGGGCTACGGCACCGACTACACCTGGAGCGGCACCGCGGTGGGCACCGACGGCAAGGTCGTCCCCGTGGCCGGGACCTTCACCACCCTGGAACCGTCGAGCCAGCTCAACGTCGTGGTCAACATCGGCGACGGCCAGGAGGTCGGCATCGCGGCGCCGCTCATCCTGAAGTTCAACGGGACCGTCGAGGACAAAGCGGCGGTCGAACGCGCGCTGACCGTCACCACGACCCCGCCGACCGAGGGTTCCTGGGCGTGGCTGGGGGAGGACAACGGATCGCGGGTCCACTGGCGTCCGCGCGAGTACTTCGCGCCCGGCACCAAGGTCAACATGGTGGCCAAGCTCTATGGGCTCGATCACGGCGGGGGAGCCTACGGCGCCGCCGACGTGACCAGTGATTTCTCCATCGGCCGCGCACAGGTGGTGAAGGCCGTGGAGTCCTCGCACCGCATCGTGGTGCTCCGCGACGGTGCGGAGCTCATGTCGTTGCCGTGCAGCTACGGCGGCGGTGACCTCGACCGCAACGTCACCCGCTCCGGAATCCACGTGGTGACCGAGAAGTACGAAGAGTTCTTCATGAGCAACCCGGCGGCGGGCTACTTCAACATCCGGGAGCGCTGGGCCGTGCGCATCTCCAACAACGGTGAGTTCATCCACGCCAACCCCGCGACCGTGAACGTCCAGGGCGCCGCGAACGTCACCAACGGCTGCATCAACCTGTCCGAGGCCGACGCCGAACGCTACTTCCGGGAGGCGATCTACGGCGACCCCGTCGAGGTCACCGGGACACGAATCCCGTTGTCGGAGGCCGACGGCGACATCTACGACTGGATCTTCGACTGGGAGACCTGGCAGGGGATGTCGGCGATCAAGGGTGAGGTACGCGAGTCGTCGGTGCCGGCGACACCCCGCGGCGCCCCGACGTCCAACGCACCGACGTCCAACGCACCCGCGCCACGCTGACCCTTCGAGACTCTCGCCGGCTCCCGGGGTCAGCCGGTCTTGATGTTGCGGCGGGCCGATGCCTGGTCGCGCGGCTTGAGGACGATCTGGTCGAGGTTGACGTGCGGGGGGCGTGACGCCACGAATCCGATGACCTCGGCGACGTCGTCGGCGGTCAGCGGGGTGAGCCCCTCATACACGGCGTCGGCGCGTTCCCGGTCGCCCTCGAAGCGCACGAGCGAGAAGTCCGTCTCGACCATGCCGGGTGCGATCTCGGTGAGCCGGACCGGCTTGCCGAGCAGCTCGTAGCGCAAGGTGCGGTGGGTGATCGCCTGCGCGTGCTTGGCTGAGGTGTAGCCGGCGCCGTTGTCGTAGACCTCGAGCGCGGCGACTGAGGTGATCGCGACGATCAGCCCGTCACCCGAGGCGATGAGCGCCGGGATGAGCGCTTTGGTGAGCCGGAGACTGCCCAGCACGTTCGTCTCCCACATCCAGCGCCAGTCGTCGAGGTCGGCGGTGGCGACCGGGTCGAGACCCTTGGCGCCGCCGGCGTTGTTCACCAGCACTGCGACGGTGTCGAGGCCCTCGACGAAAGCGGCGACCGACGCCTCGTCGGTGACGTCGAGTTGCCTGCCCGTACCGCCGATCTCGGCGGCCAGCGCCTCCACCCGATCGACGCGGCGTGCGCCGACCACCACGTGATAGCCCTGCCGGGCGAGCTGACGCGCGGTTGCCGCACCGATGCCGGAGCTGGCGCCGGTCACCACGGCGATGGGTCGGGATTCGGTCGGCTGCGAAGCGGTGTCTGGGCTCATGGGCTCACTCTACGACTCGTCATCGGCGACTCCACGTCGCCTCGGTGGCCGCACCTGCACTGCTACATTCGTCCCATGCGAGGGGGAGTGATCCCGGCGGCGCTGCAACTGACGTCCACTCCGGCGGCCGCGGTGTTGCACGCGATCCGGGTCGGCGGGCCGGTGACACGGGATCAACTCGCTTCGGCGACGGGGCTGTCCCCGGCCACCATCAACCGTCAGGTCCACGCACTCGCCGCGCAGGGGCTGGTCGCCGAGAGGCCCGATCTGGTCGGCCCCAAATCGATTGGCAGGCCGAAGAACCCGCTCACGATCGATCATGACTCGCTGTGTGTGGCCGGGATGCACATCGGTGCCCGGCGAACTGTTCTGGCCATCGCCGACCTCGGCGGGCGGACCCTGCACAGCCATGCGGTCCTCACCCCGACCGGCGACCAGCAGGAGGCGCTCGCACACCTCTGCGGGCTCCTCGCCGAGCTCGTCGCGCGCTTCGGCGGACGCCGCCTGCTGTGGGGCGGCGTCGCCACGGGCGGGGCCGTCGATGCCGAGACCGGTGTGGTGAATCACCGTGTCCTGGGCTGG
It contains:
- a CDS encoding SDR family NAD(P)-dependent oxidoreductase, coding for MSPDTASQPTESRPIAVVTGASSGIGAATARQLARQGYHVVVGARRVDRVEALAAEIGGTGRQLDVTDEASVAAFVEGLDTVAVLVNNAGGAKGLDPVATADLDDWRWMWETNVLGSLRLTKALIPALIASGDGLIVAITSVAALEVYDNGAGYTSAKHAQAITHRTLRYELLGKPVRLTEIAPGMVETDFSLVRFEGDRERADAVYEGLTPLTADDVAEVIGFVASRPPHVNLDQIVLKPRDQASARRNIKTG
- a CDS encoding helix-turn-helix domain-containing protein, producing the protein MTQELDVVVRQRIRGLRVAKGWTLDALAARCYLSPSTLSRIETGHRRVALDQLVPIARALGTTLDQLVEPADDTDVVIRPQPHTVEGMTMWLLSRENTPQGVTVAKMRFEREEPVGELRVHPGWEWFTVLSGTVRLWLGDRTIVVPEGDAAEFSTMIPHAICAYEGPAEVLSIMDHAGERAHVPTGAARPGSADGPSAHDDV
- a CDS encoding class I SAM-dependent methyltransferase, producing the protein MTQAHRHTTHQHGTHAHGDHAHLASVLDLDAELLGSHIDDAATLIESALGRTPAHIVDLGAGTGTGTEVLARRFPHARLTAVDSSPEMTALIEQRARTAGFSSRLATVVADLDDGLPQVASPDVAWAAMSLHHVADPMSLLREIAAAVGPDGVVAIVEMAGVPQFLSGVEDDALRALEDRCHSASATAGWEALVDWTDALDDAGYDVLRHETIHVERDGPSQAVAQYARHWFGQYRHRLADDLEPADLTLIDELVDPARPAALHRRDDLTLRAGRLIWIARPRPAETRPATTDSRNEAS
- the deoC gene encoding deoxyribose-phosphate aldolase; translation: MTNKDLRRSDVAALIDHTLLKPEATRADAEATVAEAARLGVFAVCLSPSMLPIDTGEQRTCVVAGFPSGKHHSLVKAAEARLAVDSGAHEIDMVIDVGAAVDGRYDEVFADVLTVREAIGDSTLLKVIIESAALLQLAGPDTVTQVCRRAEQAGASMVKTSTGFHPAGGASVEAVALMRAAVGARVGVKASGGIRTAGFAAELIAAGATRLGLSASATVLDGFPE
- a CDS encoding L,D-transpeptidase; translated protein: MNPQTSVNRRSVLAAAGVGVLGVAVAACAGSGTGPGEDKPADPTVRLTFTPALDAEAPSPIAEISVRADDGFLNPDVKLTNPRGVVVEGALSPDRTTYTIGEPLGYGTDYTWSGTAVGTDGKVVPVAGTFTTLEPSSQLNVVVNIGDGQEVGIAAPLILKFNGTVEDKAAVERALTVTTTPPTEGSWAWLGEDNGSRVHWRPREYFAPGTKVNMVAKLYGLDHGGGAYGAADVTSDFSIGRAQVVKAVESSHRIVVLRDGAELMSLPCSYGGGDLDRNVTRSGIHVVTEKYEEFFMSNPAAGYFNIRERWAVRISNNGEFIHANPATVNVQGAANVTNGCINLSEADAERYFREAIYGDPVEVTGTRIPLSEADGDIYDWIFDWETWQGMSAIKGEVRESSVPATPRGAPTSNAPTSNAPAPR
- the purU gene encoding formyltetrahydrofolate deformylase, whose product is MATGQTTSTDQTEHRYVLTLGCPDQTGIVARISTFLTDIGGWITEAAYHSDEETGWFFTRQAIRTDSVSLSATELRARFAAEVAAELGDETEWRLTDSRETKSAVLLVSKETHCLIDLLGRAHRGELPATIRAVIGNHRELEDLSTRFGVPFHHVPFASERKAEAFAELGRIVEGYRPDAVVLARFMQILPPQLCDAWAGRAINIHHSFLPSFIGARPYHQAFARGVKLIGATCHYVTADLDAGPIIEQDVIRVDHSDSVADMVRQGRDIETLVLSRGLRWHLEDRVLVHGRKTVIFN
- a CDS encoding NAD(P)/FAD-dependent oxidoreductase: MTALDSRETSTTTTDYDVAIVGGGAAGLSAATVLARSLRKVVVIDAGQPRNGPAAGAHNVLGQEGIAPAELLARGRAEATGYGAEIRSGTVVDARRDPDEEADRFTLGLAGGETVSARRLILATGLVDELPEIPGVAELWGGDVLHCPYCHGYEVRGTRIAVIATRPMSAHQALMFRQLSDQVTVIAHDPDALSDEDRAHFDAVGIDVVDQPVERVRTRGETTPSLDGVLLTDGTVHDADAVVVSPRFAVRGDLYLQLGGTLTDGPMGGSIETGPMGETELPGVWAVGNSTTVHAMVTVAMGEGVSAGAAANASLVSAELEAKVAALA